A region of the Candidatus Binatia bacterium genome:
CGGGTGGTTCTCGGCATCGGCACCGGCTTCACGGGCCGCAACACGATGGGGCTGCCTCCGGTGCCGGTCGCCCGCATGGTCGACTATGTGCGCCAGGTGAGGGGGCTGCTGGCCGGCGAGGATGTGCTTTTTCGCGAAGGAAAAGCCGAGCGCTGGATCCGCCTGCTGACTCGCAACCGGGCCGTCGGATGCGTCAACCTCGACGACCCGATCCCGATCCACATCGCGGCCAACGCGCCGAAGGCCCTGGCGGCAGTCGGCGAGGCCGGCGACGGATGGATCACGGTCGCGCAGACTCCCGAAGGGGTGCGCGCGGGCATGACGGCTGCGACGGATGCCGCCGCCGCCTGCGGGCGCCGCTTTCCCGGCCACGCCCTCAGGCCCGAGACGACGATGCTGACCACCGGCTGCATCCTGCGCCCAGGCGAGAGCGTCGCCGGCGACCGGATCGTGCGCCGGGTCGGTCCGGTGACGGTCGTCGGCGTGCATGCGATGTGGGAAGCGTGGCGCGGCGGCCACGGCTTCGGGCTCGACAACGAAACTCTCGCCCGGGCGTTCGACGACTACATCGAGGGCTACGCCGCGGCGCACCACTCCGGCGCCGACCGCCGCTATCTCGACGTGCATGAGGGCCACATGATGTACCTGAAGGAAGGCGAGCAGGCGTTCGTGATTCCCGAGATGATCCCGATGCTGTCGCTGACCGGTACAGCTGCCGAAGTGCTCGAGCGTTGCCGCATCCTTGCCTCGGCAGGAATCGACAATCTCGCCTTGCAGGCCGTTCCCGGAATGGGTCGCGAGCTGATCGAGGAGTTCGGCCGCGAGGTGATCGCGAAACTGTAGCGTGCCGCGCTGCATCGCAGTGCATGCGGTGCGCATTGGAGATCACGCGGCGCGGCATGGCGGTTCACGCGACGCGCATTCTAGTTCACGCGACGCACATTGCAGCTCACGCGCAGTGCGTCGCACGACCCGCGACGCGCTGCGCGATTTCGCGCAAAAGAAAAGGGCCGTGCCCTTGCGGACACGGCCCTTCGTCTTTGTCGTGGAACCGTTTGGTCCCGTGCTTGGCCTAGTAGCGCCGGCCCCCTCCGCCGCCGCCGCCGCCATAGCCGCCGCCGCGGTTGCCGCCGCCGCCGAAGCCGCCGCCGCCGCCGCCGCCGCCGCGAGGACGATCCTCGCGAGGCTTGGCCTCGTTGACGGTCAGCGCGCGACCTTCGTGCTCGCGACCATTGAGCGCCTCGATCGCAGCGGCCGCTTCCGACTCATTGCCCATCTCGACGAAACCGAATCCCTTGCTACGGCCGGTGTCGCGGTCCGAGATCACCTGTGCGCTCTGCACGTTACCGAACTGATTGAACAGTTCCTCCAGGCTCGAACTGTCCACTCCAAAGTTCAGGTTCCCGACATACAACTTCTTACCCATGACTCAACTCTCCTTACCGGACTGCGGAATCCCTCCGCGTTCCACTTGCTTGCTCGTTCGTACGCGAATCGCAGATCCGATTCGCGCAGGTGGTGTTGTACGACTGAATGGAGGATGCGGCACTTGCGGGTGGCGTACCTGACTCGTTCGACTAACCGACCGCCGGACATCCTACTCGACCGCACGGCAAGGTACAGGGGTCGGCAGGGTTCCCCCGCAGTTCCCTGGCGGGGCCGCAAGGCCGGGGCCTTCGGATCTCCGCCGCACGAGGCCTGAGACCCGGGGCGCCGTCGAAGCGCCGGTCGCGAATTCTAAGGAGAATTTCGCTGAAGGTGGTGAAATCCGTCACCGCTGGCCCGGTCCCGTTCGGCGACGTGGCTCGAGGCCGAGGGCGGATACGGGGCCGCAGAAATTTTGCGGGGCCTGCCGCGGGGCCGCTACCGGGCAGCGGAGGCGCGGCAACGACGCTGCATGCCGGGATCGCGCCCGGCCGGCGACTACTTGCCCGGAATGCCGAGCAGGCCTCGCGACAGCAGGTCGATCAGCGGGAAGTAGAACATCAGCGCCAGGAAGAACAGGCCGCCGAAGATGCAGAAGAAGATCAGGTTCTCGCTGCCCCGCGCGTGCATGAAGATCGCGACGACGAGCGCCGCCTTCGTGAATGCGATCGAGATCGCGATCACATTGTTGAGGGCGCCCATGTTGACGAATGCGGCCGCGACCGTCAGCGCGGTGAATACCATCAGCGCGCCGAAGACGAGCAGGTAGGAGCGGACCGTGGCAGCGGGATCGTAAGCGTGCGACGACATGTTGGGTTCTCCGGTCAGTGCAGTCCGATCAGGTAGAGCAGCGGGAACAGGAAGATCCAGACCAGGTCGACGAAGTGCCAGTACAGGCCCATGACCTCCACCGGCGTGTACCAGCTCGACGTATACGCACCGCGCAGCGCCTGGATCGAGATGTAGATCATGATGCCCATGCCGATGATCATGTGCGTGGCGTGGAGGCCGGTCATCGCGAAGTACAGCGAGAAGAAGATCCTCTGCCGCGGCGCATCGGGTGCCTGGAAGAACCAGTTGGCAGGGAACAGGCCCTCGACCCACTTGTGGTGGTACTCGTAGCCCTTGACGCCGAGGAAGATGCTGCCGAGGATCATCGTCAACGCGATCCAGAACACGATGCTCTTGCTCTTGTTCATGCGCGCGGAGTGCACCGCCAGCGCCATCGTCAGCGAGCTGCCGATGAGGACCACGGTGTTGAAGCAGCCGAGCGTGATGTTCAGGTGCTCGCTCGCGTGGGCGAACGCGTCCGCGTACTGGATCCGGTACATCAGGTACGCAGTGAACAGGCCGCCGAAGAACATGATCTCGGTGACCAGGAACACCCACATTCCGAAGGTGGCGGTCTCGTACTGCTGCGCAGGCGTCGCGAAGTGAGGCTGCAGCCGGTTGACGGCCCCGGTAGAGACGCCGTCAGACATGTGCGACCTCCGCGGGCGCATGCCCGGTGTGCGCTCCGAGCGCCTCGGCCATCTCGGGGTAATCGTAGGGATCGCTCGTGATGATCGGCGTCGTGTGGAAATTGTGCGGGTGCGGCGGCGAGTCGATCGTCCACTCCAGGCCGAGCACTCCCCACGGGTTCTTGCCCGCGTCCTCGCCGTACTTGAGCGACCACATGAAGTAGCACAGCGGCATCAGGTATCCGATGCCGAGGATCCCCGCGCCCATCGTCGAGAGCACGTTGAGCACCTGGTACTCGGGTGGATAGTAGTGGTAGCGGCGCGGCATACCGGCGTAACCCGCGATGAACTGCGGGAAGAAGGTGCCGTTGAAGCCGATGAAGATCAGCAGCGCGGCCACCTTGGCCGGGACTTCGGGGAACTTCTTGCCGCTGATCTTCGGCCACCAGTAGTGCAGTCCCGCCATGTACCCCATGATCGCGCCACCGACCATGATGTAGTGGAAGTGCGCCACGACGAAGTAGGTGTCCTGCACGTGCAGGTCGAGGCCGAGAATGGCCAGGAACAGCCCCGTCAGGCCGCCGATCAGGAACAGCCCCATGAAGCCGATCGCGAAGATCATCGGCGACTCGAACGAGACCGAGCCCTTGTACATCGTCGCGGCCCAGTTGAAGACCTTGACGGCCGACGGGATCGCGACGGCAAACGTCAGCACCGAGAACACGGTGGCCGCGTACATCGACTGGGTCGTCGTGAACAGGTGGTGGCCCCAGACGAGGAACCCGATGATCGCAATGGCCAGCGAGCTGGCGGCGATGAAGCCGTAGCCGAAGATCTTCTTGCGCGTGAAGGCGGGGATGACCTCCGAGATCACGCCCATCGCCGGCAGGATCATGATGTAGACCGCCGGGTGGGAGTAGAACCAGAACAGATGCTGGAAGAGCACGGGATCGCCGCCCGCCTTCGGGTCGAAGATGCCGAAACCGCAGCGGTCCAGGATCACCATGAGGATCGTGATCGCGATGACCGGGGTGCCGAGCACCATCACGAGGCTGGTCGCGTACTGGGCCCACACGAACAGGGGCAGGCGGAACCACGTCAGTCCCGGCGCCCTCATCTTGTGGATCGTGACGATGAAGTTGAAGCCGGTCAGGATCGACGAAAAGCCCGTGATGAACAGGCCCGTGGCCGGCAGGATCACGTTGGTCGTCGCGAACGCCGTCGAATACGGCGTGTACAGGGTCCATCCGGTATCCAGGCCGCCGGTCAGCGTCGCGATGATGCCGATCGTGGCGCCGATGATGTAGATGTACCAGCTGAGCAGGTTGATCTTCGGGAACGCCAGGTCCTTGGCTCCCACCATGATCGGGACCAGGAAGTTCCCGAGCGTCGCCGGAATCGACGGGATCAGGAAGAAGAAGATCATGATGATGCCGTGGAGCGTGAACGCCTTGTTGTAGGTGTCCGAGTCCAGCAGGTCACCGGGCGGGGTGAGCAGCTCGAGGCGGATGGCACCGGCCATCATGCCGCCGAGCAGGAACATGAACGTGATCGACACCAGGTACAGCAGCGCGATGCGCTTGTGGTCGATCGTCAGCAGCCAACTGCGCACCGTGTGCCCGGCGTTGATATAGGTGACCCTGTCTTGCGTCGCTTCCATGGCTTCCTCTTCCCTCAGTGGGTGGCAGCCGCTTGCGGCGCAGGTCCGCCGCCGAGAGACTTGATGTACGCGATCAGGGACATGACCTGTTCCTCGCTGAGCTGGCCGGCAAAAGTCGGCATCGCCGGCGGGTAGCCCTTCACGACCTTGGCCATCGGCGTGAGAATCGACTCGCGCAGGTAAGCGTCGTCCGCAATCACCTTTTCGCCCGTCGACAGCTCGACCTCGCTGCCCGGCACGTGCGTCAGCACCGGGCCCACTCCGCCGGGCTGCGGAAGATGGCAGGTCACGCAGGCCTTTTCATGGAACAGCGCATCGCCGATCTGGACGGGAGTCTGCGCTTCGCCGCCGGCAGCTGCAGCCGTGCCACCGCCGGTCGCGGCGGGAGCCGCCGCCGGATTGCCGGTCTCGAGCCAGGACTGGTAGTCGGTCGGGTCCATGACGGTGACTTCGCCGATCATCCGCGAGTGCTCGGTACCGCAGTATTCGGCGCAGAACAGGTGGTAGCTGCCGGTGGTCGTGGCCTGGAACCACATCGTCGAGTAGCGGCCGGGAATCACGTCGGCTTTCACGCGGAAGGCCGGCACGAAGAAGCTGTGGATCACGTCCTCGGAGGCAAGCGTCAGCTTGACCGGCTGGCCGACCGGAACGTGCAGGTTGTTGATCTCGCGCCGGCCGTTCATGTGCTGGACTTTCCACATCCACTGCTTGCCGGTGACGAAAACCTCCATCGCATTGGCAGGCGGGATCGAGAGTTTGAAGTACAGGCTGGTGCCCCACGCGAAGATGAACATGACGATCGCGAACGGGACGGCACTCCAGAAAATCTCCAGAGCCGTGGAGCCGTGGATGTCGGCGCCGACGAGGTTGGTGGGCGTGCGGCGGTAGCGGATCGCCATGTAGACCATCGTCGCGACGACGGCGACGGTCACGAACCCGCACAGCGCGATCATGAAGAAGTAGATCAGATCGACTTCGGCGGCGTTCGTGGACGCCTGCGGCGGAAAGAGCAGCACTTGGAACAGCATTCGGTCAGCTCCTGGTAGAGGACGGGTGCGTCTCGCGCCATCGGCTGATCCCGATGTAGCCGGCAAGCGAAAGCACCGTCGCGACGCCGGCCAGGCGGACGATGGCCAGCGCCTGCGCATCGTACTTGCCCATGGTCGGATCGTAGCGGTAACAGAACAGCATCAGCTGGTCGACGACGTTGCCGATCTTGCCGTCCGCCGCCTCGACGAACGCCAGGCGCAGGTCGCGGGTGGAGTACTCGACTCCGAAGAAATAGCGCGAGACCTGCCCGAGCGGAGTCGCCACGTAGATCGCGGCGGCGTGCGCATATTCGCCCGTCTCCGGGATGTAGCGGTACTGGAAGCCGATCGCGTCGGCGACGGCCTTGATGTTGGCTTCGTCGCCGGTGAGGAAATGAAAGCCGTGGCCGTCGGCCTTGCGCTGGTAGCTCTCGATGTAGCTGGCCTTCTTCTTCTTGGCCAGGTCGGGCGTGTCCTTGGGGTTGATGCTGATCGCGATGACGTCGAACTCGTCGCCTGCCGTGAATGACAGCGGCCGCAGCGCCTTGATCATGCCGTTGAGCACGAGCGTGCACAGCATCGGGCACTCGTAGTAGGCCATCGCCAGCACGGCCGGCTTCTTGCCGGGGCCGAAATAGTCGCTCAGGTGAACGACGTTGCCTTCGTCGTCGTGGAACGTCGCATCCAGCGGAAGCTGGGAGCCGAGCTTCTGGGCGATGCCGACGCCGACGAGCGGGCCCGGCGTCACGCCCGCGCCCTGCGACGTGGCCAGCGAGCCGAGCGGCGCCGGGGCGATCGCGCTGGCAGCCGCCGCCGTCACGAACGAGACGACGACGAGCGCGCAGACGACCGATCTGGCGACCAGGTTCCTCATCCGTGCTCGTGCGCCTCCGCAGCGGCCCCTTCGTGCCCTTCGCCGGAGTTGCCGTGCTGCCAGTCGGGCGCGCCGGAGCCTTCTTTCATCTGGGAGGGCGCCACCGTCGACGGCGTCGTCATCTTGAAAGGAACGGGCCCCTGGCGGGCCGGAAGTCCCTTGGCCAGCAGCAGCTCCTTGGCACGCGCGATCGGGATCTGCGCGATGCCCTTGTCCTTGTCGATCCAGCCGTACTTGCCGAGCTCGCCGTTCTCGTACGCGTGCAGCTTCTCGAGATCGGACTTCGGGTCGAGCTGCAGGCGCGGCTCGGGCGGCTGCTTGGCGGCGTACTCGGCGGCAAGCGGGCTGGCCGGCGGAGACACGGCCTCCTGGTGCGCGGCCAGCATGCGGAACGTGCGATCGGCAGCGAACGTGAAGAACACCGTGAAGAACGCCAGGGCCAGGACCGATATCACCACCGGCCTGGTGGAGACGTCGGTCGCCTCGAAGCGAACGTCCTCGTTGCCGGACGAATGGGGATCGTGCTGTTCGCTCATGCGTGCTCGAGCTCCGTGGCGATGATCGGATCATGCAGCGCGACGATCGGATGGGACGACAGCGTCCCGATGTAGCGCCACATCCAGATGCCGCCGATTCCCAGCACCGACGTCAGGTGCAGCGGGCTGATCCAGAACGCGTCGGGCGAGAACGACGGCGTGAGCCACCAGTAGACGTCGACCCAGCGCATCACGCACAAGAGCGCCGCCACCGCAGCCAGCCGCCGCGGCGCCTGCTTGCGCGACTCCGACAGCAGCATTCCGAACGGGACGACGAAGTGCAGCGTGAACAGCGTGTATGTGAGGTACTGCCAGCCGTTCTGGTTGCGCACGACGTACCAGCCGATTTCCTCGGGAAGGTTCGCGCCCCACATGATGATCCACTGGGAAAGCTGGAAGTAACCCCAGAGCATCACGAAGGCGAGCAGCAGCTTGCCGACGTCGTGGAAGCGGCCGGAGGAGAGCACGTCGGAGACGGGCTTGTGATCGGCCATGAGGGCCGAGACCTGGATGGCCAGCGTCATCGCCGTCAGGATCTGCGCGGCCGTGAACATCAGCGGAAAGATGTGCGAGAACCATGCAGGCTCGATCGACATCGCCCAGTCCACCGAAGCCAGCGACATCGACAGGCCCCACACGACGATACCCGCGTGGCTGAACACGCTCTTGCGCCCCGCCAGCGTCTTGTCGAAGCCGCCGAGATCCTCCTGGCGCGACCACGCGACCAGGCGCGTGGCCAGCGTCGACCAGATCGTGAAGTAGATGACCGCGCGCACCACGAACATCGTCGGGTTGAGATAGCCCGACTTGAACTGGAGCACCGCGCTGTGGGCGACCATGTCCGGGTTGGCCCACGGGTAGATCCAGTGCATGCCGAGCGCGACCGGGATGAAGAAGACGGCCATCAGCGGCACGTTGCTCGCCCCGGCTTCGAGCGGCCGGCGGATCGCCGCACCCCAGCGCCCACCGGTCACGTACTGCATCATCAGCAGCGCGTTGGACCCGAGCGCCATCGCGAGCCAGTAGATGAACGCGATCAGGTAGGCGCGGAAGAACTGCTGCGGCTCGATCATCGCACCGACAAGGCAGGCGGCCAGCGCGATGGCGCCGATGCCGAGGGCCGGCGTCTGCAGTCTGCGGAGCACGTTGCCGGCCGAGAGCTCCAGCTCGGCGGCCGTGTACTTTGCGTCACTCACCGTGAGTCTCTCCTTCCGGAGTTGCGGGCCTGGCGGCAGGCGCGGGGGCCGACGCTTCGACGTAGCCGCGGTCGACCTTCAGCTTGTCCTCCGGCGTCAGGTCGGAAGCGCTGGCGTGGTGGCTGAGCTGCAGGGCCTTGATGTAGGCGGCGATGGCCCAGCGGTCTTCGGCCTTCACCTGGAGCGCGTAGGACGGCATCGTCGCAAAACCGTTGGTCATCACGCTGACGAAGTAGCCCGGAGGCATCGAGCGAAGCCTGTCGTCGTGGAACGACGGCGGATGCTTGAAGCCGCGCTGGGCGACCATCCCGTTGCCGTCGCCGACCCGCGAGTGGCACGGCGTGCAGTAGATGTTGAAGCGCTCCTGGCCGCGGTCGAGCACACCCTTGGTCACCGGGAACGGGAACGTTTCGCTCAGCGCGTCGCCGTCGTGACCGGTGTACAGCAGCTTGTCTTCCTTCAACTGGCCGCGTGCGATCGTGCCCTGGATGAGCTGGCGCGAGGCGCGGTGATCCTTGAAGAAGTCACTGTACTCCAGCGGCTCGTACTTCGGTGCGTCGTGCATGTCCTGGCGGCATGCCGAGGCGGAGAGCGCCAGCAAGAGTGCCGCGGCAAGGCGAGGCGCGACGCGGCCGGCGCCGGACCGGCGTTTCAAAAAGGCGTGGCTCACGATGCGACCTCCGCCACCTCGTGCGGCCCGAGGCCGGAAAGGAAGCTCTTCACCGTCGCCATGTCGAACTTGGGGTCCGTGGCCTCGATGCAGACGAAAAAGCGGTCGGTGGACGCGCGAGCGAAGCCCGGCACGTTCCAGACCGGATGGTACAGCAGCGGCAGCCCGTTGATGCCGAGCATGCCGAAGACGGCCGCAAGGGAGGCCAGCAGTACGGTCGTCTCGAAGACCGGCGGCAGGAAGGCCGGCCAACTGAACAGCGGACGCCCGCCGATGTTCAGCGCGTACGCATCCATGCTCACCCACGTCGCCAGCCCGAGGCCCCCGAAAAAGCCCGCGATGCCGCCGATCAGCACGATCAGCGACATGGGGTTCTTCTTCAGGCCCATCGCCGGGCCTGCCTCGTGGATGGGAAACGGGCTGTAGCCGTCGAACTTCGTGTAGCCGGCAGCCTTCACCTTGCGCAGCGCCGCGACGAATTCGTCGGGCGTCACGAACTCGGCCATCACGCCGTACGGCCCTTGTTTCTCAGCGTGCATCAGTGGTGTCCCCCGTGCTTGAGCTCGGCTTCGGGAACCATCGTCCTCATCTCGAAGATCGAGATCATCGGCAGGAAGCGGATGAACAGGAACAGCAGCGTCGTGAACAGCCCGAGCGTTCCGACGAACGTCATGATGTCCCAGATCGTCGGGTAGTACATGCCCCACGACGACGGCATGAAGTCCTGCTGGAGGCTCGTGACGACGATGACGAAGCGCTCCAGCCACATGCCGACGTTGACGAACATCGCGACGATGAACAGTGCGATCGCGCTCGAGCGCACTCGGTGGAGCCACAGCGGCTGGATCGCGATCACGTTGCACAGGATCAGCATCGAGTACGCCCAGCGGGACGGCCCCGTCATGCGGTTGACCATCATGAAGGACTCGAACTGGTTGGCGCTGTACCACGACATGAAGGCTTCGGTCGCGTAGCCGTAGCCGACGAAAAGGCCCGTCGCGAGCATCACGCGTCCCATGTAGTCGAGGTGGGTGTCGGTGATGAAATCCTTCATGTTGTAGGCGACGCGCAGCGGGATCGCGATGGTCAGCACCATGGCGAACCCGGCGTACACGGCGCCGGCCACGAAGTACGGCGGGAAGATCGTCGCGTGCCAGCCGGGGATGATCGAGATCGCGAAGTCGAAGGACACGACGCTGTGCACCGAGACGACGAGCGGCGTCGAAAGGCCCGCCAGCAGCAGGTAGGCGGTCTCGTAGCGGTCCCAGTGCAGCGTCGATCCTCGCCAGCCGAGCGCAAGCGCGCCGTAGATCTTCTGCTGGGCCTTGCTCCTTGCGCGGTCGCGCAACGATGCGAAGTCGGGGATCAGGCCGACGAACCAGAACAACGCGGAGACCGTCGCGTAGGTAGAAACCGCGAACACGTCCCAGATCAGCGGGCTGCGGAAGTTCGGCCAGATCTCCATCGAGTTCGGGAACGGGAACAGCCAGAACGCGAGCCACGGCCTTCCGGTGTGGATGACCGGGAACAGGCCGGCGCAGGCCACCGCGAACAACGTCATCGCTTCGGCGAAGCGGTTGATCGACGTGCGCCAGTCCTGGTTCAGCAGCAGCAGGATCGCCGAAATCAGCGTGCCCGCGTGGCCGATGCCGATCCACCAGACGAAGTTGATGATCGCGAAGGCCCAGCCGACGGGGTTGTTGACGCCCCAGATGCCGGTGCCGGTCATGACCAGCCAGGTGACTGCCATCAGCAGGACGTTCAGCAGCAGGAACCCGATGCCGAAACCGACCCACCATCCCTTGGGATGCTTCTGGTCGCTGACGACCTCGCCGATGCGCGCAGTGACACTCTCGAACGAGTGTCCCGGCGCGATCATCGGGACGTCGTAAGGAGCCAGGTACGCCTGGATTTTCTCGTTGTTGGAAGATGACATCAGGCGTGTCCACCTTCGTGCGCGCGGGTCGGGGGCGCCAGGGCGACGATTTCCGGATTCGGGTTGGAGACGTCGGCAAGGTACGTCGTGCGCGGCTTGGTACCGAGCTCGGCCAGGATCGCGTAGTTGCGCGGCCCGGCCTTGTTCTTCGAAACGCGCGACGCCTTGTCGTTGATGTCGCCGAACACGATCGCGTCGGCCGGACACACCTGCTGGCACGCCGTCACGATCTCGCCGTCCCTCAGCGCGCGGCTCTCGCGGCGCGCGTGATTGCGGGTCAGGTTGATGCGCTGCACGCAGTACGTGCACTTCTCCATGACGCCTCGGCTGCGCACCGTCACGTCGGGGTTGCGCTGCATCTTCAGCGTCTCGGTGTTCCAGTCGGTGTAGAGCAGGAAGTTGAAGCGGCGAACCTTGTACGGGCAGTTGTTCAGGCAGTAGCGGGTCCCGACGCAGCGGTTGTACACCATGTCGTTGAGACCTTCGGTGCTGTGGCTGGTGGCAGCTACCGGGCAGACCACTTCGCACGGCGCCTTCTCGCACTGCATGCACGGCACCGGCTGGTTGCGAAGCTGCGGGTTGTCGAGGCTGCCTTCGTAGTAACGGTCGACGCGGATCCAGTGCATCTCGCGGCCGCGGTCGCACTGGGCCTTTCCGACCACCGAGATGTTGTTCTCGGCCTGGCAGGCGATCGTGCACGCGTTGCAGCCGATGCACGCCGCAAGGTCGATCGTCATGCCCCAGGCATAGCCGTCGTACTTCCAGTCGTCGTACATCGACGTGGTTTCGTGCTCGGGGAAGTCGCCCTTGGGGTCCTTGCGGAACGACTCGATGTCCATCGACCGGTACAGGTCGCGGCCTTCCATGCTGTGGTGGGTCTGCGTCGTCACCAGGTTGAGGAAGACGCCGGTGCGCTGGATCGATACGCCCGAGGCAGCCCAGAGGTTCTTCGAGGTACGCAGCTTGTAGACGTCGAAGCCGACGGCCGTGCCGACGTGGCCGGCAAGCTCGCGGCCGTAGCCGAGCTGCACCGATACCGTGTTCGGCGGCATGCCGGGCAGGATCCACACCGGGCCTTCGACGCTGTTCTCGCCGAGCTTTACGCTGACGATGTCGCCGTTGTTGCAGTGCGCCCTCTCGGCCAGCGACGGTGCCAACAGCACCGCGTTGTCCCAGACCAGGCGCGTCCACGGCCGCGGCAGCTCCATCAGCCAGCCGTTGTTCGCGAAACGCCCGTCGTAGGCGCTCGGATCCTGGCGGAAAACGATTTCGAAGCTGTCGTTGCCGCCGGCGATCACTGCCGGAAGCTGCCCGAGGTACGTCGTGAGGTCGGAGCGCGGCGACATGCCGAGGTCGGCCTTGTGCGTGGCCGGAACGAAGCCGTCGTGCACGGCGCGGTTCCAGAACGTGTCGAAGTCGCCGCCGCTCGTCGTCTGCTTCCAGTAGTCGCGAACGCGGTCGTAGTCGGTCTTGCCGGCCTCGCCCGCCATCAGGCCGGCGATCTCCAGCGCCGTGCGGCCTGCGTACAGCGGCTCGATCAGCGGCTGGACGATCGAAACGGTTCCGTCCCAGGTGCGCACGTCTCCCCAGCTCTCGAGGTAGTGCGCCTGCGGCACGTGCCACAGCGAGTAACGCGACGTTTCGTTGAGGTGGCTGGCCAGGTGCGTCGTGAACGCGACCTTGCCGAGCGCGCCGCGGAAATCGAGATCCGCCGGCGCGTCGTAGACGGGGTTGCCGCCGAGCATCACCAGCGCATCGACCTTGCCCGCTTTCATGTCGGCGACCAGCGTCACGATGCCGTCGTCGGCTGTCGGCACCTGCACTTCGTTCGACTCGGTGTAAAGAACGGTACGGCCGGCGTTGCCGAGCCGCGAGTTGATCGCGTGGCACAGCGCGTGGACGGTCGCATCCTGGCTCGGTCCGGCCAGCACGAGGCCGGTGCCCTTGCGCGCAGCCAGGTCCTTGGCAGCAGCCTTGACCCATGCGACAGCGTGGTCGTCGAGGCCCTTGGGCGCGTTGACGTCCATGCCGATCTCGGAAGCGAGCAGGCGGATGGCAGCGGCTACGTGGCTCGGGCGAAGCGGCAGGCGATGGTCGGCCTTTCCGCCGGTCACCGACGGAGAGCTTTCGACCACGTACAGGCGGTTCATCTTCAGCGACTTGTCGTCGACCTTGCGGCGCGACAGGAAGTCCTTCGTGTAGCGGATCTGCCCGGCGCCGTCGTAAAGGAAGTCCGCCTCGAACGAGACGATGACGTCGGCAACCTTGAAGTCGTAGCGAGGGTCGACGACGCGGTCGAAAGCGAGCAGCGCGCCCTCGCGCTCGTTC
Encoded here:
- a CDS encoding LLM class flavin-dependent oxidoreductase, which produces MRIGIAFPSWIEAWRDCEVAEAEGFTHAWFYDTQLLCSDVYATMALAAEHTSTMTLGTLVAIPSNRIAPVTASAIATINAIAPGRVVLGIGTGFTGRNTMGLPPVPVARMVDYVRQVRGLLAGEDVLFREGKAERWIRLLTRNRAVGCVNLDDPIPIHIAANAPKALAAVGEAGDGWITVAQTPEGVRAGMTAATDAAAACGRRFPGHALRPETTMLTTGCILRPGESVAGDRIVRRVGPVTVVGVHAMWEAWRGGHGFGLDNETLARAFDDYIEGYAAAHHSGADRRYLDVHEGHMMYLKEGEQAFVIPEMIPMLSLTGTAAEVLERCRILASAGIDNLALQAVPGMGRELIEEFGREVIAKL
- a CDS encoding RNA-binding protein, which codes for MGKKLYVGNLNFGVDSSSLEELFNQFGNVQSAQVISDRDTGRSKGFGFVEMGNESEAAAAIEALNGREHEGRALTVNEAKPREDRPRGGGGGGGGFGGGGNRGGGYGGGGGGGGRRY
- a CDS encoding cytochrome C oxidase subunit IV family protein; translation: MSSHAYDPAATVRSYLLVFGALMVFTALTVAAAFVNMGALNNVIAISIAFTKAALVVAIFMHARGSENLIFFCIFGGLFFLALMFYFPLIDLLSRGLLGIPGK
- a CDS encoding cytochrome c oxidase subunit 3 translates to MSDGVSTGAVNRLQPHFATPAQQYETATFGMWVFLVTEIMFFGGLFTAYLMYRIQYADAFAHASEHLNITLGCFNTVVLIGSSLTMALAVHSARMNKSKSIVFWIALTMILGSIFLGVKGYEYHHKWVEGLFPANWFFQAPDAPRQRIFFSLYFAMTGLHATHMIIGMGIMIYISIQALRGAYTSSWYTPVEVMGLYWHFVDLVWIFLFPLLYLIGLH
- a CDS encoding cbb3-type cytochrome c oxidase subunit I, translating into MEATQDRVTYINAGHTVRSWLLTIDHKRIALLYLVSITFMFLLGGMMAGAIRLELLTPPGDLLDSDTYNKAFTLHGIIMIFFFLIPSIPATLGNFLVPIMVGAKDLAFPKINLLSWYIYIIGATIGIIATLTGGLDTGWTLYTPYSTAFATTNVILPATGLFITGFSSILTGFNFIVTIHKMRAPGLTWFRLPLFVWAQYATSLVMVLGTPVIAITILMVILDRCGFGIFDPKAGGDPVLFQHLFWFYSHPAVYIMILPAMGVISEVIPAFTRKKIFGYGFIAASSLAIAIIGFLVWGHHLFTTTQSMYAATVFSVLTFAVAIPSAVKVFNWAATMYKGSVSFESPMIFAIGFMGLFLIGGLTGLFLAILGLDLHVQDTYFVVAHFHYIMVGGAIMGYMAGLHYWWPKISGKKFPEVPAKVAALLIFIGFNGTFFPQFIAGYAGMPRRYHYYPPEYQVLNVLSTMGAGILGIGYLMPLCYFMWSLKYGEDAGKNPWGVLGLEWTIDSPPHPHNFHTTPIITSDPYDYPEMAEALGAHTGHAPAEVAHV
- the coxB gene encoding cytochrome c oxidase subunit II translates to MLFQVLLFPPQASTNAAEVDLIYFFMIALCGFVTVAVVATMVYMAIRYRRTPTNLVGADIHGSTALEIFWSAVPFAIVMFIFAWGTSLYFKLSIPPANAMEVFVTGKQWMWKVQHMNGRREINNLHVPVGQPVKLTLASEDVIHSFFVPAFRVKADVIPGRYSTMWFQATTTGSYHLFCAEYCGTEHSRMIGEVTVMDPTDYQSWLETGNPAAAPAATGGGTAAAAGGEAQTPVQIGDALFHEKACVTCHLPQPGGVGPVLTHVPGSEVELSTGEKVIADDAYLRESILTPMAKVVKGYPPAMPTFAGQLSEEQVMSLIAYIKSLGGGPAPQAAATH
- a CDS encoding SCO family protein; translated protein: MRNLVARSVVCALVVVSFVTAAAASAIAPAPLGSLATSQGAGVTPGPLVGVGIAQKLGSQLPLDATFHDDEGNVVHLSDYFGPGKKPAVLAMAYYECPMLCTLVLNGMIKALRPLSFTAGDEFDVIAISINPKDTPDLAKKKKASYIESYQRKADGHGFHFLTGDEANIKAVADAIGFQYRYIPETGEYAHAAAIYVATPLGQVSRYFFGVEYSTRDLRLAFVEAADGKIGNVVDQLMLFCYRYDPTMGKYDAQALAIVRLAGVATVLSLAGYIGISRWRETHPSSTRS
- a CDS encoding cytochrome c, producing MSHAFLKRRSGAGRVAPRLAAALLLALSASACRQDMHDAPKYEPLEYSDFFKDHRASRQLIQGTIARGQLKEDKLLYTGHDGDALSETFPFPVTKGVLDRGQERFNIYCTPCHSRVGDGNGMVAQRGFKHPPSFHDDRLRSMPPGYFVSVMTNGFATMPSYALQVKAEDRWAIAAYIKALQLSHHASASDLTPEDKLKVDRGYVEASAPAPAARPATPEGETHGE
- a CDS encoding DUF3341 domain-containing protein translates to MHAEKQGPYGVMAEFVTPDEFVAALRKVKAAGYTKFDGYSPFPIHEAGPAMGLKKNPMSLIVLIGGIAGFFGGLGLATWVSMDAYALNIGGRPLFSWPAFLPPVFETTVLLASLAAVFGMLGINGLPLLYHPVWNVPGFARASTDRFFVCIEATDPKFDMATVKSFLSGLGPHEVAEVAS